In Bacillus rossius redtenbacheri isolate Brsri chromosome 9 unlocalized genomic scaffold, Brsri_v3 Brsri_v3_scf9_2, whole genome shotgun sequence, one DNA window encodes the following:
- the LOC134543211 gene encoding bone morphogenetic protein 3-like encodes MTEAPGAAGEAGAAGDACRRRRLVVDFADIGWSGWIIEPRSFEAHYCAGRCPFPLLQALKPTNHATIQSLVHAIGSQPGVPAPCCVPDTLSSMSLLFMDEMGNVVLKSYPAMTVDTCACR; translated from the exons ATGACT GAGGCGCCGGGGGCGGCTGGCgaggcgggggcggcgggggacGCGTGCCGCCGCCGGAGGCTGGTGGTTGACTTCGCCGACATCGGCTGGAGCGGCTGGATCATCGAGCCTCGCAGCTTCGAGGCTCACTACTGTGCGGGCCGCTGCCCCTTCCCGCTACTGCAG GCTCTGAAGCCTACCAACCACGCTACGATCCAGAGCTTGGTGCATGCTATCGGCAGCCAACCAGGCGTGCCGGCACCATGCTGTGTACCAGATACACTCAGCTCCATGTCGCTGCTCTTCATGGACGAGATGGGCAACGTGGTGCTTAAAAGCTACCCCGCCATGACCGTGGACACATGTGCCTGTCGGTAA